From one Nothobranchius furzeri strain GRZ-AD chromosome 2, NfurGRZ-RIMD1, whole genome shotgun sequence genomic stretch:
- the LOC129159929 gene encoding zinc finger protein OZF-like: MDTDVQQIVQVKEDPEEQSAGVEQQDPEHLHIKEEKEELWTSLKGEHLCLKEETDSAWFHFSSVSIKSEDDEEKRLSSQLHQQQIKDKDVPTSSSSDQMTAETGGGAGTSRNPDLNPHEQTSDSSETEVSGDDDMNLDSGMSDSGSETGDEDHDWNEKRSSESGVKTVNISFSCLECGERFHDKQSLQKHVRVTNHSAIRSSSSLGNKKSFRLKQPVDSFREVQKELKSFSCGDCGKIFSTKSSFNRHQRIHTGQKPFACEFCGQRFTRKANLNDHMRVHTGHRPFVCELCGQTFKHKSSLNDHTRVHTGQKPFVCELCGKRFTQKVNLNSHMRVHTGQKPFVCELCGQRFKHKSTLTCHMRVHTGQKPFVCELCGQTFKHKSNLNDHTRVHTGHKPFVCELCGKRCTQKANLNTHMRVHTGHKPFVCELCGQRFTRKWNLNAHMRVHTGDKPFVSSVEKDMDKREIYSST; encoded by the exons atggacacag atgttcaacagatTGTGCAGGTTAAAGAagatcctgaagaacagagtgctggtgtggaacagcaggacccagaacatctccacataaaggaggaaaaggaggaactctggaccagtcttaagggagagcatctctgtttgaaggaggagactgattcTGCCTGGTTTCATTTCAGttctgtttctataaagagtgaggatgatgaagagaaacgtctgtcatcacagcttcatcagcagcaaataaaagacaaagatgttccaaccagcagctcatctgaccagatgacagcagaaactggtggaggagcaggaactagcaggaacccagatctgaaccctcatgaacaaacatctgattcttcagagactgaagttagtggagatgatgatatgaatctagactctgggatgtcagactctgggtccgaAACTGGAGACGAAGACCATGACTGGAATGAGaaaaggtcttctgagtcaggtgTTAAGACTGTCAACATATCCTTTAGCTGTCTTGAGTGTGGTGAACGATTTCATGACAAGCAGTCTCTCCAGAAACACGTGAGAGTAACCAACCATTCAGCAATCAGGTCTTCCAGCTCTTTGGGTAATAAGAAATCGTTTAGACTTAAGCAGCCTGTAGACTCATTTAGGGAAGTCCAGAaagaactaaaatcatttagttgtggtgACTGTGGAAAAATATTTAGTACAAAATCAAGTTTTAATAGACACCAGAGAatacacacaggacagaaaccatttgcttgtgagttctgtggacaaagatttacccgaAAGGCGAAtttaaacgatcacatgagagtccacacaggacatagaccttttgtctgtgagctctgtggacaaacatttaaacataaGTCGAGTTTAAACGatcacacgagagtccacacaggacagaagccttttgtctgtgagctctgtggaaaaagatttacccaaaaggtgaatttaaacagtcacatgagagtccacacaggacagaaaccatttgtctgtgagctctgtggacaaagatttaaacaTAAGTCAACTTTAacctgtcacatgagagtccacacaggtcagaagccttttgtctgtgagctatgtggacaaacatttaaacataaATCGAATTTAAACGatcacacgagagtccacacaggacataaaccatttgtctgtgagctctgtggaaaaagatgtacccaaaaggcgaatttaaacactcacatgagagtccacacaggacataaaccatttgtctgtgagctctgtggacaaagatttacccgtAAGTGGAATTTAAacgctcacatgagagtccacacaggagataaaccATTTGTGAGTTCTGTGGAGAAAGATATGGACAAAAGAGAAATTTATTCaagcacatga